Below is a window of Fulvitalea axinellae DNA.
TATCGATGCCGGGCCCAGACCGCCCACCTTGCGCCTTACGCCCTCCGCCGACCGGCCGAGCGTCACAAAGCGCCCGTTGGCGTCCCGCAGTCTGCCGTTGGCGTCCTTGGTAAAGCGGTTCAGCGACGCGTCCGCCCGCTCGGCGTTATTCACCAGGCTTGGCAATACGGCGTTGCCGTTGGTGTCAACGTCTATTTTGTAAGAATAACCCTGAGAGCTCACCCGCCGTCCTTTCTTTTTCCTTGTTCCTTATATCCTCCAGTATGGCGTATTTCATCGCCCATTCGCCGTCCGAAAGGCTGTCCGGATCGGCGCTGATATTGTGGTATTGGAGAAGCGTGTTGACATAAAGGAGCGAGTCCTCGCGAACCCGCTCCTTAGCCTTCCCTAACAGCTTCCCCAGCTCACGTTTTTTCTTTCCACCAGTCTAAAAAGGCAGTATTCCGTCACGGCCATATACACCTCTACGTCGTCCAGAACCTGCTCCAGCGTCAACTCGCCGCCCAGAAAACAGTCCACAAAAAGCTTCTCCGCTTTTTTGTAGCTGTCCATCCGGCCGTTCTCGTCTTCCGCCAGATTCTCGGCCGCCGCCATTTCCTGACGCGTAGGCATTCGGAAAAACACCGCCTTGCCGTCCACGTCCAAATACTTAACCTTGCCGTACTTCTCTTTCCACGCCCTCACGTCCGCCTCGCAAGCTTTCGGCACTTTGAATTCTTGCGCTTCCGCATCTTTGTTTCCCGTTTTGTCAGCCATCCGAATACCGTTTAAACAGTGTTTAAATACTTGTTAAAAAAGGGATAGGGCCCCGTAGCCGAGGCCAAATCCGCATTTACACGCGATGCTCGATCCGCAAGCACTTGAAAGGTATCGACACCTTCATATGGGTGTTGCCCTGGCCGAACTTTTTTCCCGATTCCGCGAACTTCACGCCCACCAGCCGGTCCACAGTAGTCTTGGCCGCCAAGCCCCCGGCCGTCTGGCCCTTCGGCACGTAACTCACGATAATGTCCACTTCCAGATCGGTCACGTCATCATCGCCCCGTTTCTTGGCTTCGGCCACCATCGCCTCATAGCCCGACTGAAGCATTTCCATGCTTCCCTCGTGCGTCTTGTTTCCCTCGCCGATAAACAGCGGATTCCTTCCCGCACCGTACACGTGCTCCAGTTCCTTGCTCGTCTTGTACTCGATATCCGTCAGTTCCGCTATCGGCCTGCCGTCCATGATCACCGACAGCTCGTACCAGCTGTATTGCGCCGTCTTGGTATTGAATGTCTCCATTATTCCAGGCTTTTAGCGAATCCCAAATTAACCTCTATGTTCTTGTGGTAAGACCTGGGCAACACCGACAAACGGACCTCCGTTTTGCCCGTGCCCAGCGTGTCCTGTCCGGCGTCCACATAACTGCCGAAAGCGCTTATCTCGCCGTTCGCGGTCATAGCCTGGTTCACCGCGTCGTCGATTTTGCCCTGCAAGCGCTTCAGCTCGCCCGGCGAAATCCTGCCCCCGCGGTCCACGGCGTAGTCGTCGTTCACAAAGTCCAGGTAGACCCCGTAGGCGATTCTCTGCACCTTGTCTATCACCCTGCCTCTGGCGAAGCTGGCGTAATCGTCCGTATTCGAAGTGGCCGCGGGGTCGTCGTTGTAGAAGTACCCGGCCTTGCCCACCCGCACCAGCGGAAACACGTAACCCTTGTCGTGCAACGTGTCCGCCTTGGGCACAAAAGCCTCAGCCGTGGTCGCCCCGTCGGTAAGGTAAGCCTCGTCCACGCCAAGGTCGCCCGAAGCCACGCGCCCTATATTCCGCTGTACGGCTATCTTGGAGTAAAGCCCCAGCAGAAACCCCACTTTGGCTTCGGCGCTGTCTTTGGCGCCGTGCATCGTTATCTGCACCCGGTTGTCGCTCGCCGTCTTCAGGTCTTTCAGCTTGCTCACGTCGCCGTCCCAAGCCCTGCCCGGAAGGATGCACCGGGTCGGCATATGCCTGCCCGACAAGTCCTCGCAAAGCGCCTGCGCATTGGCCATCGCCGCGTACACGTCCGGGTCCAGCCCTTCCGTTATCGTCGGCGTATAGCTCTCGGCCCTCTCGGGGTTCACGCCCCAGATCCGCACCCGCCCGTTCGACGCCTGCAACAGCTTTTTGGCCAAGTCCTTGGTCACGTCGCAAATGTCCTCCAAACTTGTCTCCCCGCTCACCAGCAACAGCCAAAGCTCCTGGCCGTCACCGGCCTGTCCGTAAAATTCCCGGACCTCCGCCAGCGCCAAGCCCGTCAGGCCCAGGGCCTCGGCCTCCGCCAGGCTATGTACCGCCTTGGCCTCGTTTAGACCGATATGGTCCGTGGCCGTACCCGAAAGCACCAGCCCGGCCACGCCGTCGCCCGAAGGGTCGGAGCCCCCGAGGGCCCCGTTCCCAAGCGTAAATGTTACGTCCGGTTTCATTCGCCTTTCAGTTTAGCCAGTTCCTCTTCGTCCTTCTTCAGGCTCGCCTCGCGCTCCGCGCGGGTGTCCTCGTCCAGATCCTCCAGAAGCTTCTCTTTTCCCCAAGCTATATCCCTTTCCAGCGCCTCGATCCGTTCCGCTTCCAGCCCGTCCGCCGCAGGGTCGGGCCTGTCCACCGTCTCCACTTCGCCCGGCTTGCCCGTCAGCGTCAACTGGTGGTTCCTGGCGTCGTTGGGCTTCGCGAAAGCCATCCCGTCCGTAGTAAAGTGGAAGCGCTTCACGTCCGGGTGCGCGTCAAAATATTCCTTATGCCTTTCTTCCATTCCGTTTCCTTTTGTCCATTACGTTCCTGATCATATGCGACCCGAAGAAAAAGGCCGCCACCATCATCGCCAAGGTGAAAATGCTTGTCGCCACCTCGAAGATGAACTTGGCGTATTCCCGGTCGAAAGGGTAGGCCGCTACGGCCCCCACCACCAAACCCAGAAACACCGCCATAATCATCACGGCCAGATAGCGCCGTGTCACGCTCCGTGTACCGTTTTCCTCCAGCGTGCCCTTCACATACTCCGTATGCGCCCGCACCCTTTCCATATCCGCCTCGGCCCGTTCTTCGTTTGTATAAAACATCTTGTCGATGCCCGACGTCACGGTGTCGAACATCTTCTGTGCGTCCAGGTTCTTTTTGCCGAAAAGCCCCATATCAAGCCTTGTCCAAAGCCCAATATTGCGTTTTCCCGGCCACCTTCACGGCCCGAAGCGCCTGCTTGCGGTTGCCCTTCTCCCGAAGCGACACATGCACCCAGGCGGGCTCAATATCGTCGCCGAATTCCCAAATCAATTGGTCAAACTCGCAGTGGTTCAGGATAAAGTGGAAAATCTCCCTGTTCGAGATACCGCCGTACACATGCCCGTCCACGTCCATAGCCTGCCCAAAGCAGTGCTGGCTCGTCGGCGACCCGCCGATACGGCGGTTAAGCGCCGGACTGCGGAAAAAGCTCGTCACCGCCACCGGACCGCCGGCCCGTTTCCTGAGCGGTTCGAACACCTCCTCGGCCAAACGGCGCATATTCGCCAGCGCCTTCTCCGTAGGCTCGTTCACTATCGCGTGCCTGATCGCCGTTTCCGACTTCACGGCCTCCCGGTAGCTCACGTTTTCGCTAATATTCTTCTTCATGGGTTATTCCCGTTTAGAGTAAATTTCACGTTCCACCTCCGCCACACGCTCCTCCAGCCTGTCCACCTTTTCCTTCTGGTCGATAGCCTTGTTAAAGAGCGTCTTCAGCTGTTCGTTCTGCTTCACCAGCTCCATCCGGATCTCGTTTATCAGCGTCTTCAGGCTTCCCATATTCTGAAGGAACACCCGGAACAGCAACAGCAGGACCGCCACCAAAAAACCGGCGACCCCGCCCAACACCCACACTTGCGTCTCCATAGCCTACGCTTATGCGGTAGCCTGGCGGATCACCACCACGCCCTTGTTGTCCTTGCGTCTACGGCGTCCGCCGGCGCGTACCAAAGTCGAATACACGTCGCCGTAATATTCCGGCTTGTTCTGCTCCTCAAAGAATTTTACCGTACCCATAGCTTTCGCCAAGGCGTCCTTCTGCCAGCACAACGCGCCTTCGCAATCGCCCGTGGCGCCCGCCGATCCCGGAGCCTTCAAGGTTCCGTCCGAGGCGTAGGTCAATACGGAGCTTCGTTCCAGAATCACAAAGCCGTGAAGCTTCGCCACCGCTCCCATACGGCGTTCTCCCTCCGTAAGGTCACGCTGAAGTATGGCCGATACCTGGTCGTCGGGAAACAACTGAGATTCCATTTCCGAGGGAAGGATAGCAAAACGGTTTTCCTTGGATACGTTTTGCTTGTTCAGCAAAACTTTCGCCCTTTTCAGGTCGGTTCGGGCGCAGGCCTTGCGTTGCCCCGTGGCCGAATCGGCGGTAGCCTCGGAGGCTTCCCTGCTGGTCTCGATGATACTTGACCCCGGCAGATCCTTCGCCCACTTGTACAGGAAGTCTTCCGCCACGGTCTCCTTCAGCGACTGCTTGTCTTCGCCTATTGCCGAATCACGTTTGTCGTAACTCAGCTCCACCTTATCAGCGTTGGTGATCAAAGTGGGGTCGGTGGTGTACTCTTCCAGCGCATACGTGACATCCGTATCCGACCTGCGCCTGATTGTCGCCGGTAGCGAACCTCTGTTCTTTTCCGTATTACCGGCTCCGCCACTCTGCGGTATATGCACCACGACGCCTTCCAACACGTACTCCGACTCGTCTTTCACAAACTGGAGGAACTGATTGTCCTTAAAGACCGCCTCCTCAATGTCCTTTTGCCAAATTTCTACTTGTAGCCCCATCTCTTACAGGTCTTTTGGTTCAACTCCGTACTCGGCCTTGTACAGTGCCTTGAAGCGGGCCGAGTCGTTCAGCTTCAAGTTTTCCAGATAATCCGGATGCCTCTTGCTAAGCTCCGCGAAGCCCATATCCTTGGCCCCCTCGGGCGCTCCCGGATTCCCGTCGCCACCGCCTTGGGGCACATCGGCAAGGTTCACCACGGCGGGCATTGCCTCGAAGATGTTCTTCAAGTCGGCGTCCGACAGCTTCATATAAGTCTCTTTCGAGCCCGCCGTAATTTTCTTATCCGCTATCGCCTTGTCCACCAAAGCCTCGCGGTCCTTAAGCTCCAGGGCTTTTTTAGCCTCGGCTTTTTCGGCCTTCAGCGTTTCCAGCTCCGCCTTCATCTTCACGTTCTCGGCGTTAAGCTTCAACACCGATTTGATCACTTCCCCGTCACTGGCGCCGTCGCTCAGCTCCAGTCCGGCCACAAGCGTCACTTTCAAAGTGTTCGTTTTCTCGTCGCTCATTTGTCGTTTATTGTTTTTCAAATCAAACTTCTCAGTCACAGCCGACAGGTTCATCACGTTCCCCTTGTCGTCATAAAGCACAAAGGCGTTTTGGTTTCCTCCGAAAGGCACCACGCTGATCTCGCGAAGTATCCACTTGGTCACCCATTCGCCCTCAATCTCCTGCGGAATCACGCCCACGCTCGCCATCTTTATGTAGCCGTCATCCACCTTGCCCTCGATCTTCCGGGCAAACTCGTCCTTGCCGTCAAACTCGGCCTCCGACGTTATCTTTCCGCCGTCCCCGGTCTTCAGCTCCGTCCAGCGCCCTATGGGCGGGCGGTCCTCGTCATGGTTGTACAGCATCACCGGATTCTTCCGGAACTGTCCGAAATCCCCGCCGTCGCTCTTTAGCCGGAGCCCGTACACGTTCTTGCTCTCGTCCGAGACCAAAAACCGTCTTTTGTCTTTACTCATGCGCCATTCGCTTTCCGTTTCGTTACCAATCAAGACCTGATTCTTCATCAATCGAGACCTAATATTAGCCCCGAAGACCGGCGCCGACAAACAACAGTGCAAGCCTTCCACGGATCAATGCAAGCATAGCGCAACGCCTTTTTTATATAGGTGTCACCCCCCAATTTCACGGGAAAAACGATGGGCAAATACGACGAAAT
It encodes the following:
- a CDS encoding D-Ala-D-Ala carboxypeptidase family metallohydrolase, producing the protein MKKNISENVSYREAVKSETAIRHAIVNEPTEKALANMRRLAEEVFEPLRKRAGGPVAVTSFFRSPALNRRIGGSPTSQHCFGQAMDVDGHVYGGISNREIFHFILNHCEFDQLIWEFGDDIEPAWVHVSLREKGNRKQALRAVKVAGKTQYWALDKA
- a CDS encoding DUF2586 family protein, with amino-acid sequence MKPDVTFTLGNGALGGSDPSGDGVAGLVLSGTATDHIGLNEAKAVHSLAEAEALGLTGLALAEVREFYGQAGDGQELWLLLVSGETSLEDICDVTKDLAKKLLQASNGRVRIWGVNPERAESYTPTITEGLDPDVYAAMANAQALCEDLSGRHMPTRCILPGRAWDGDVSKLKDLKTASDNRVQITMHGAKDSAEAKVGFLLGLYSKIAVQRNIGRVASGDLGVDEAYLTDGATTAEAFVPKADTLHDKGYVFPLVRVGKAGYFYNDDPAATSNTDDYASFARGRVIDKVQRIAYGVYLDFVNDDYAVDRGGRISPGELKRLQGKIDDAVNQAMTANGEISAFGSYVDAGQDTLGTGKTEVRLSVLPRSYHKNIEVNLGFAKSLE